The Rhodocytophaga rosea genome has a segment encoding these proteins:
- a CDS encoding PVC-type heme-binding CxxCH protein translates to MCTITKKLFFLALSLILAQACVKPQKTADSASPLSTTQASNPATDYLPVKPDTIYAEHVRTSEFRTPEQERLQFILPPDFEVTLFASEPDITKPINMAFDEKGRLWVTQSSEYPIEAGPSEGSDRITVLEDTNGDGKADKIQDFASDLNIPIGIMPVKGGAIAYSIPNVYRLYDTDNDGKADKRKVMLGAFGHKDTHGMVNNLVRGFDGWIHASHGFANTSLIAGTDGDSIKMFSGNTFRFRLDGSRVEKTTDGRINPFGSAFDEMGYHYSADCHTLPIYQLIWGGDYTQWGKRERSMGFAPTMMDYDLNSTALAGLVYYTDTHFPAEYQHSFYSGDVVTCRISRNIMTFNGSTPKATRKQDFLVSKDPWFRPVDIKVGPDGALYIADFYNRIIGHYEVPLNHPGRDRISGRIWKITYKGNKLSPILDFSSMSQEELLNALSNEVLQTRMKATDALVDRFGKQAIPALQKHIRTKNIATNGLIQSLWALYRLNGLPEPILVSAIKHTDVRVKVHAFKIAANHNKLTDPLRTLAMQSLDDSNPHVQRAAAEVLGRHPSEQNLSKLVSLASKVPAYDTHLRYTVLLSIKNHLQREGIMQQVAREKWDEQSAGIIAMIAADMQSWEAGRYLFTYLKTYNYPKERFPVYIESVTRNMPASEIDEVIDFVKNKTGSYLEDHYPLAKAVNAGIEQRGGKSNEIEALRKWNTGLATHFLLQVPDNNQSLSKELKERLVYAAQMAELYKEDSLLPELRKLFAFRNAGDETRHAAAEALISIAPEHYAIWIANTLDDNEETIAMRQRMARTLAQSKLPKVRSLLVRNMKTAPYEVQETIAGLLVSDTTGKPQLIKLIRQGEAPARVLKSRNVEDLFLAGIQPEQKKEFDQLTAGILPISEERQKLIEKRIAEFTPAGKTADMGKAIFIKNCSMCHQIDKTGGLIGPQLDGIGNWGRHSLTTKILDPNRNITENFRMYNITLKNGKMVSGLYRRDEGQSLVLADVSGKEFSIPQQNIQEKVASPYTLMPDHFSTTISKEDFDALLVFLLQEK, encoded by the coding sequence ATGTGTACCATTACTAAAAAACTGTTTTTTTTAGCCTTATCGCTTATACTGGCACAAGCCTGTGTAAAGCCTCAAAAAACAGCAGATTCTGCCAGCCCCCTTTCTACTACACAAGCCAGTAATCCTGCCACTGATTACCTTCCGGTTAAGCCGGATACCATTTACGCCGAACATGTACGTACCAGCGAATTCAGAACGCCAGAGCAGGAACGCTTACAATTTATTCTGCCTCCGGATTTTGAAGTGACACTGTTTGCTTCTGAGCCGGATATTACCAAGCCCATCAATATGGCTTTCGACGAAAAAGGACGTTTGTGGGTAACCCAATCTTCAGAATATCCAATAGAAGCCGGACCCAGTGAAGGCAGTGACCGGATCACCGTACTGGAAGATACAAATGGCGATGGAAAAGCCGATAAGATTCAGGATTTTGCCAGTGATTTAAACATTCCTATTGGGATTATGCCAGTAAAAGGGGGCGCTATTGCCTATAGTATTCCTAATGTGTACCGGTTGTATGATACAGATAATGATGGCAAGGCGGATAAGCGGAAGGTGATGTTAGGTGCGTTTGGCCATAAGGATACGCATGGCATGGTCAATAATTTGGTACGGGGCTTTGACGGCTGGATACATGCTTCTCATGGATTTGCCAATACTTCCCTTATAGCAGGCACCGACGGAGATTCTATCAAGATGTTTTCGGGAAATACATTCCGTTTCAGGTTAGATGGCAGCCGGGTAGAAAAAACAACGGATGGGCGAATCAATCCCTTCGGCTCTGCTTTCGATGAAATGGGCTACCATTATTCAGCCGATTGCCATACATTGCCTATTTACCAGTTAATATGGGGCGGAGATTATACCCAATGGGGGAAAAGGGAACGAAGTATGGGATTTGCTCCTACGATGATGGATTATGATCTGAATTCTACCGCATTAGCAGGTTTGGTGTATTATACTGATACCCATTTCCCTGCCGAATACCAGCATAGCTTTTATTCTGGTGACGTAGTTACGTGCCGCATCAGCCGAAATATAATGACATTTAATGGATCAACCCCCAAGGCCACACGCAAACAAGATTTTCTGGTAAGTAAAGATCCCTGGTTCAGGCCGGTAGATATTAAGGTAGGGCCAGATGGGGCTTTGTATATTGCTGATTTTTATAACCGCATTATTGGCCATTACGAAGTTCCATTAAACCATCCCGGCAGAGACCGGATTAGTGGCCGGATCTGGAAAATTACCTACAAAGGCAATAAGCTTAGTCCCATTCTGGATTTTTCGAGTATGAGCCAGGAAGAATTACTCAACGCTTTATCTAATGAAGTACTCCAAACCCGAATGAAAGCCACTGATGCCCTGGTAGACCGTTTTGGCAAACAGGCGATACCAGCTTTGCAGAAACATATACGCACAAAGAACATAGCTACTAATGGGCTGATTCAATCGCTGTGGGCTTTATATCGGCTCAATGGCCTTCCGGAGCCTATCCTGGTATCAGCAATAAAACATACGGATGTACGGGTAAAAGTACATGCTTTTAAAATAGCAGCTAATCACAATAAACTCACTGACCCATTGAGAACTCTGGCCATGCAGAGCCTGGATGATTCAAATCCACATGTACAACGGGCTGCTGCTGAAGTGCTGGGCAGGCATCCCAGTGAACAAAACCTTAGTAAACTGGTCAGTCTGGCAAGTAAGGTGCCTGCGTATGATACGCATCTGCGGTATACGGTATTACTCAGCATTAAAAATCATTTGCAGCGAGAGGGAATTATGCAGCAAGTAGCCAGGGAGAAATGGGACGAACAAAGTGCTGGTATTATTGCTATGATTGCGGCCGATATGCAATCATGGGAGGCTGGCAGATATTTGTTCACCTATTTAAAAACCTATAATTACCCCAAAGAACGTTTTCCAGTGTATATAGAATCAGTTACCCGTAATATGCCGGCATCCGAAATAGATGAAGTAATTGATTTCGTAAAAAACAAGACCGGAAGTTATCTGGAAGACCATTATCCCCTGGCCAAAGCGGTAAATGCAGGTATAGAGCAAAGAGGAGGTAAATCAAATGAAATAGAAGCCTTACGAAAGTGGAATACAGGGCTGGCAACTCATTTTCTTTTACAGGTTCCGGATAATAATCAGTCCTTGAGCAAAGAGCTGAAAGAACGGCTTGTATATGCGGCACAGATGGCAGAATTATATAAAGAAGATTCTTTGTTGCCAGAGCTTAGAAAATTGTTTGCTTTCCGTAATGCTGGCGACGAAACAAGACATGCCGCTGCTGAAGCGCTCATATCCATAGCTCCGGAACATTATGCTATATGGATAGCCAACACACTTGATGATAACGAAGAAACAATAGCCATGCGCCAGCGGATGGCCAGAACACTAGCACAGTCAAAATTACCCAAAGTCAGGTCGTTGCTTGTAAGAAATATGAAAACAGCCCCCTATGAAGTGCAGGAGACAATAGCCGGTTTACTGGTAAGCGATACGACAGGAAAACCACAACTGATTAAATTAATCAGGCAGGGTGAAGCACCAGCCCGAGTGTTAAAGTCCCGCAATGTAGAGGATCTTTTTCTGGCTGGCATACAACCAGAGCAAAAAAAAGAATTTGACCAGCTAACAGCCGGTATACTGCCCATTAGTGAAGAACGCCAGAAACTGATTGAAAAAAGAATAGCTGAATTTACCCCGGCAGGCAAAACAGCGGATATGGGGAAAGCAATATTTATCAAAAATTGCAGCATGTGCCACCAGATCGACAAAACAGGAGGATTAATTGGCCCGCAGCTGGACGGCATTGGAAACTGGGGCAGACACTCCCTGACCACTAAAATTCTAGACCCTAACCGGAACATTACCGAAAATTTCCGGATGTATAATATTACCTTAAAAAATGGTAAAATGGTATCTGGTCTTTACCGCAGGGATGAAGGACAATCGCTGGTGTTAGCAGATGTGTCTGGCAAGGAATTCTCTATCCCACAACAGAATATTCAGGAAAAGGTAGCTTCTCCCTATACATTGATGCCAGATCATTTCAGTACCACTATTTCTAAAGAAGACTTTGATGCCTTGCTGGTTTTTTTGTTACAGGAGAAATAA